The proteins below come from a single Triticum aestivum cultivar Chinese Spring chromosome 5D, IWGSC CS RefSeq v2.1, whole genome shotgun sequence genomic window:
- the LOC123126301 gene encoding uncharacterized protein — protein sequence MLSLAWTRRGDAEAPPTPTPTWGGCSLHGLDIEVVREKDTVPGGNGNGLVAIPSYFWGARLAKRQDGGFPLYTGYSAARALVGKGAGAMADLRRLSREAEDMLAEMFASISSDGGGDAARPRVVQLQLSPELALWKSTQHAIGNVLPTKGAGLVQATPQVLALLGAADWPEAMTTTNALSGSGMANLLIGAYDVRTLFSNYVVDMAFYYEHGYHKVFPSFSRLLRDGLADARSLRTPGGQQRPEAVAIGASYIRAKIALEAAHRTLLKDRSGQMDRHTAQVMSLCESSILGMGAEAIARGFDVGAVTSDLVFSSPGTDVIDVGSDLVNSEVMNSFLNVADIAATGVVSETALRAIYDAYAATGARMYTQRWHEPVARMCITLYTWHLHNDRHMFLRRALLGWPKARKSPARPQREADFDEVFDTDFHTTGFSRPLDAEYACNGEETCDHVRRFLKVKGDQDHLLAALWSSIVTGPLEYVRKGEVDEQREKHLIESSRLQMVQLFSKGLIDEMVWLVAHASHHAWQVNYLFEAAMFGSILDGGELIGKLDRAE from the coding sequence ATGTTGAGTCTCGCTTGGACTCGTCGCGGCGACGCGGAGGCACCACCCACCCCAACCCCAACCTGGGGTGGCTGCTCTCTCCACGGACTCGACATTGAGGTGGTGAGGGAGAAGGACACTGTCCCTGGCGGCAACGGCAACGGGCTAGTTGCAATCCCTTCGTATTTTTGGGGCGCCCGGCTGGCGAAGCGGCAAGATGGAGGCTTCCCCTTGTACACGGGCTACTCGGCGGCGAGGGCCTTGGTCGGCAAGGGGGCGGGGGCCATGGCGGATCTGAGAAGGCTGTCTCGCGAGGCGGAAGACATGCTGGCGGAGATGTTTGCTAGCATTAGCAGTGATGGCGGAGGCGACGCGGCACGGCCCAGGGTGGTGCAACTGCAACTGTCGCCGGAGCTGGCGCTGTGGAAAAGCACGCAGCACGCAATCGGCAACGTGTTGCCCACTAAGGGCGCCGGGCTGGTCCAAGCCACGCCGCAGGTTCTCGCCTTGCTGGGCGCCGCCGACTGGCCTGAGGCGATGACAACAACCAACGCCCTATCTGGTAGCGGCATGGCGAACCTGCTGATTGGCGCCTACGACGTGCGCACCCTCTTCTCCAACTACGTGGTGGACATGGCATTTTATTACGAGCACGGGTACCACAAGGTGTTCCCCTCCTTCAGCCGCCTCCTGCGCGACGGGCTCGCCGACGCCCGCTCGCTACGAACCCCTGGTGGCCAGCAGCGACCCGAGGCCGTCGCCATCGGCGCGTCCTACATCCGAGCCAAGATCGCATTGGAGGCGGCGCACAGGACGCTCCTCAAGGACCGGTCGGGGCAGATGGACCGCCACACCGCCCAGGTCATGTCCCTGTGCGAGAGCAGCATCCTCGGCATGGGGGCTGAGGCCATAGCCCGGGGCTTCGATGTCGGCGCCGTCACGAGCGACCTCGTCTTCAGCTCGCCCGGCACCGATGTCATCGATGTGGGCAGTGACCTGGTAAACTCCGAGGTCATGAACTCGTTCCTCAACGTGGCCGACATCGCCGCCACAGGCGTGGTGAGCGAGACGGCGCTGCGGGCCATCTACGACGCCTACGCTGCCACGGGAGCTCGGATGTACACTCAGAGGTGGCACGAGCCTGTGGCCCGGATGTGCATCACCTTGTACACTTGGCACCTGCACAACGACCGGCACATGTTCCTCCGCCGTGCCCTCCTAGGATGGCCCAAGGCCCGCAAGTCCCCGGCGCGGCCCCAGCGAGAGGCCGACTTCGACGAGGTCTTCGACACCGACTTTCATACCACCGGCTTCAGCAGGCCCCTTGACGCTGAGTATGCCTGCAATGGGGAAGAAACCTGCGACCACGTCCGGCGCTTCCTCAAAGTAAAAGGAGACCAAGACCACCTGCTGGCCGCCCTTTGGTCGTCCATTGTCACCGGTCCGCTGGAGTACGTCCGGAAGGGCGAGGTGGACGAGCAGCGTGAGAAACACCTCATTGAATCCTCGCGCCTGCAAATGGTCCAGCTCTTCTCCAAGGGCCTCATCGACGAAATGGTTTGGCTCGTCGCCCATGCAAGCCACCATGCCTGGCAGGTGAACTATCTGTTTGAGGCCGCCATGTTTGGCAGCATACTGGACGGGGGCGAGTTGATAGGCAAGCTCGATCGGGCGGAATAG